The Antarcticibacterium sp. 1MA-6-2 genome has a window encoding:
- a CDS encoding GMC oxidoreductase — protein MTSDKLYDLCVIGSGPAGIITVLEYNRINPQKTILLIEYGFSGQPERNNLDDSIDVKNPENHHNPYNCTNKGLGGTSLTWGGRCVMFDDIDFMKRPLIDENCTWDLNFFEEVKPHTSKAAEYFECGEPIFDLNQIADFKNTTIAENFEDGYVTDKNVERWSMPTRFGKRYRKDLEKAENIKILEGYQAQKFGELDENGKTGSITIRNVRSNELCDAQAKNFVIAAGTQESTRLLLKNKHLFKKLEQVPTALGKFYQCHLLGKIASVIFNGDPKKTDFGFLRNQDGTYMRRRLQLTTQYLKDNDLLNTVLWLDNPLYYDPKHKNGAMSFMYLAMLIPFLGKKLAPPAIAHSITKGKTIGVRKHLWNLSKDLPGSLVTPAKIFYKRYLIKRKLPGIFLFSPLNKYALYFHSEQLPVFENRMELSKDEEKLNIYYDFADKDIDSVIKTHQAIDKYLRDINCGRLEYWYKEEDLPRVIREISMDGVHQIGTTRIADSPKDGVVDRNLKVYGTENVFVCSSSVFPTSGQANPTFFLGACAIRLANYLKKEDEEN, from the coding sequence ATGACTTCAGATAAATTATATGATTTATGCGTGATAGGAAGTGGACCTGCAGGTATAATTACTGTTCTTGAATATAATAGAATAAATCCCCAAAAGACCATCCTTCTTATAGAATATGGTTTTAGTGGCCAGCCTGAGAGAAACAATTTAGATGATTCAATTGACGTTAAAAACCCTGAAAATCATCATAACCCCTATAATTGTACAAATAAAGGTTTAGGTGGTACTTCATTAACCTGGGGAGGACGATGCGTGATGTTTGATGATATAGATTTTATGAAAAGACCTTTGATCGATGAAAATTGTACCTGGGATTTAAACTTTTTTGAGGAGGTAAAACCTCATACTTCTAAAGCAGCAGAATATTTTGAATGCGGGGAACCTATATTTGACCTTAATCAAATAGCTGATTTTAAAAATACGACAATAGCAGAAAACTTTGAAGATGGCTATGTAACAGATAAGAATGTAGAAAGATGGAGTATGCCTACTCGTTTTGGGAAACGCTATAGGAAAGACCTGGAAAAGGCTGAAAATATTAAAATCCTGGAAGGTTACCAGGCGCAAAAATTTGGGGAGCTCGATGAAAACGGGAAAACAGGTTCTATAACAATAAGAAATGTTAGAAGTAATGAATTATGTGATGCGCAGGCGAAAAATTTTGTAATCGCCGCAGGGACCCAGGAGAGTACCAGATTATTACTAAAGAACAAGCATCTTTTCAAAAAATTAGAACAAGTTCCAACTGCACTTGGAAAGTTTTATCAATGCCACCTTCTTGGTAAGATCGCTTCTGTTATTTTTAATGGAGATCCTAAAAAAACAGATTTCGGTTTTTTAAGAAATCAGGATGGAACCTATATGCGAAGGCGCTTACAGCTTACAACCCAATATTTAAAAGACAATGATCTTCTAAATACGGTATTGTGGCTAGATAATCCTTTGTATTATGACCCCAAGCACAAGAATGGGGCTATGTCTTTTATGTATTTAGCCATGTTAATTCCTTTTTTAGGAAAAAAGCTTGCGCCTCCGGCGATTGCTCACAGTATTACAAAAGGAAAAACAATTGGTGTTCGTAAACATTTATGGAATTTATCCAAAGATTTACCGGGTTCTTTAGTCACTCCTGCAAAAATTTTTTATAAACGTTATCTTATAAAGCGAAAGCTTCCGGGTATATTTTTGTTTAGCCCATTGAATAAATATGCGCTCTATTTTCATTCAGAGCAATTACCAGTTTTTGAAAACCGAATGGAACTAAGCAAGGATGAGGAAAAATTAAATATATATTATGATTTTGCCGATAAAGACATTGATTCAGTTATTAAAACACACCAGGCTATAGATAAATATTTGAGGGACATTAATTGCGGGAGATTGGAGTACTGGTACAAAGAAGAAGATCTTCCCCGGGTTATTAGAGAAATCTCTATGGATGGTGTACACCAAATTGGTACTACGAGAATTGCAGATTCTCCAAAAGATGGTGTGGTAGATAGAAACCTTAAAGTTTATGGGACTGAAAATGTTTTTGTGTGTAGTAGTTCAGTTTTTCCAACATCAGGGCAAGCAAATCCAACTTTTTTTTTAGGAGCATGCGCTATTCGATTGGCTAATTATTTAAAAAAAGAAGATGAAGAAAATTGA
- a CDS encoding glycosyltransferase: MIFVTVGTQEPFDRLIKAIDEVYSEMEDKDLIVQAPLENFEPKNFKTVQFINPSEFSDIFERADLIIGHAGTGTILSALVKQKPLIIMPRICKYGEHRNDHQLSTVQKFGSFENIHVAEDEEALKKLLIDVSPNDINASKKLSEGASEELISSIRDYINRK; the protein is encoded by the coding sequence ATGATTTTTGTCACTGTAGGCACACAAGAACCTTTTGATAGGTTAATAAAAGCGATAGACGAAGTTTACTCTGAGATGGAGGACAAAGATTTAATCGTGCAGGCTCCATTAGAAAATTTTGAACCTAAAAACTTTAAAACAGTTCAGTTCATTAATCCATCTGAATTTTCTGATATTTTCGAGCGTGCTGATTTAATTATAGGCCATGCTGGTACGGGAACAATACTTTCTGCATTAGTGAAACAAAAGCCATTAATTATTATGCCCCGCATTTGTAAATATGGGGAACATAGGAATGACCATCAACTTTCAACAGTACAAAAATTTGGTTCATTTGAAAATATTCATGTCGCAGAAGATGAAGAAGCTTTAAAAAAGTTACTTATTGATGTAAGTCCAAATGACATAAATGCTTCTAAAAAATTATCAGAAGGTGCCTCTGAAGAATTAATCTCTTCTATAAGAGACTATATAAACAGGAAATGA
- a CDS encoding tyrosine-protein kinase family protein: MNYNSKNSREDSLFRVIIQTFLPFWPLFLILIVGSLISAWAYLRIATPIYEASASIIIKDEQKGVDDSRIVESMNPFESKKIVENEIEVLQSRDLMNSVVRSLYLYSPVQEDAGMKSKPAYTSSPIRIIVKEPERIEISNEPEKFSFNYDNEKEEVLISGERYGLDNWIEFSNGQTLMFVKNDRRNKSTSASLYFNLVNPKIISEGLVDGLDVKVTNKLSSVVNLSIKDPVPERAEDILDNLIKEYNRKIVEDRKELALNTLAFIEDRIESVEKDLDQLENNVEEYRSSAGAINLSEQGRLYLQDVGENDKQITELELQLAVLNNVENYVISKGSTGGIVPSTLGINDPILSQLIEKLYNLEVEYERLKRTTAENNPILTSITNQIEKIRPGILENVNSQRQNLKSRLNNLNSNNQRFNSTLSNIPEKERTLLEITRRKTVKNDLFSYLLQKREETALSNIPSNENSTIVNKAEASISPVSPKPLFAYVVAFCVAVVTGIGFVKGREVLSGAVLFRSEIEKYTDIPIIAEIFHVKTGKSKRFQKPQEFILIEQLRQLGARLGLYRRDFKQRRILITSGISGEGKSFVSSNLAYSFAQSGKKVVLVDMDFRKPYVSELFDLSASKGIIGFLKNEINYKDTIHPSGVHPNLSVVSTGARGDDYSEILLNGKLEILMEALSEDFEYVILDSAPINVLAEVNLLAEYSDKTLYVVRHGHTSKEAVKRLDESTSLQSLKNVSIVFNGLKTRGMVKTDYGYGYDLKHMMNYTNQKS; encoded by the coding sequence ATGAATTACAACTCAAAAAACTCTAGAGAGGACAGTCTTTTTAGAGTAATTATTCAGACATTCTTACCATTTTGGCCACTGTTTTTAATACTCATTGTAGGTTCTCTTATTTCAGCCTGGGCTTATTTACGAATAGCCACTCCAATCTATGAAGCATCAGCTTCCATAATAATTAAAGATGAGCAAAAAGGAGTAGATGACTCCCGGATTGTAGAAAGTATGAATCCTTTTGAGTCAAAAAAAATTGTTGAAAATGAAATTGAGGTTTTACAATCAAGGGATTTAATGAATTCTGTGGTAAGAAGCTTATATCTATATTCACCAGTACAGGAAGATGCAGGGATGAAGTCGAAGCCCGCATATACTTCCAGTCCGATCAGGATTATTGTTAAAGAACCTGAAAGGATTGAAATATCCAATGAACCAGAGAAATTTTCATTTAATTATGACAATGAGAAAGAAGAAGTTCTAATCTCTGGTGAAAGATATGGGCTGGATAATTGGATAGAATTTTCCAATGGGCAGACTTTAATGTTTGTTAAAAATGACAGAAGAAACAAGAGCACCTCTGCCTCGCTTTATTTTAATTTGGTAAATCCTAAAATAATTTCAGAAGGATTAGTAGATGGTCTGGATGTAAAGGTTACCAATAAATTATCTTCCGTTGTTAATTTGAGTATAAAAGATCCGGTACCCGAAAGAGCTGAAGATATACTAGACAACCTTATCAAGGAATATAATCGAAAAATAGTAGAGGACAGAAAAGAGCTGGCCTTAAATACTCTTGCTTTTATTGAAGACCGAATAGAAAGTGTAGAAAAGGATCTGGACCAACTTGAAAATAATGTAGAAGAATACAGGTCCAGTGCAGGAGCTATAAATTTAAGCGAGCAGGGAAGATTATATCTTCAGGACGTTGGAGAAAATGATAAACAAATTACAGAACTTGAACTTCAGCTAGCTGTTTTAAATAATGTAGAAAATTACGTTATATCTAAGGGTAGTACAGGAGGCATTGTTCCCTCAACTCTTGGAATTAATGATCCTATCCTTTCCCAGTTGATTGAGAAGCTTTATAACTTAGAGGTTGAGTATGAGAGGTTGAAAAGAACAACCGCTGAAAATAACCCTATTTTGACCTCTATTACTAATCAAATAGAGAAAATTAGACCTGGGATATTAGAAAATGTTAATAGCCAGAGACAGAATTTAAAATCACGATTAAACAATCTAAATTCAAATAATCAAAGATTTAATTCTACTTTAAGCAATATTCCCGAGAAGGAACGCACTCTTTTAGAAATTACCAGAAGAAAAACAGTGAAGAATGATCTCTTCTCTTATTTACTTCAAAAAAGGGAAGAAACAGCATTGTCAAACATACCTTCTAATGAAAACAGTACGATAGTTAATAAGGCAGAGGCATCAATTAGTCCTGTAAGCCCAAAACCACTTTTTGCTTATGTAGTTGCCTTTTGCGTGGCTGTAGTGACAGGAATTGGCTTCGTTAAAGGGAGAGAGGTTTTAAGTGGAGCTGTTCTCTTCAGATCAGAAATTGAAAAGTATACTGATATTCCAATCATTGCTGAAATATTTCACGTAAAAACGGGGAAGTCTAAGAGATTCCAAAAACCTCAGGAATTTATTTTAATTGAACAACTACGGCAGCTAGGCGCCAGGCTTGGTTTATATCGAAGAGACTTCAAGCAAAGAAGAATTTTGATCACCTCAGGAATTTCGGGTGAAGGAAAAAGTTTTGTGAGTTCTAATCTCGCTTATAGTTTTGCTCAGTCTGGTAAAAAGGTAGTTCTTGTGGATATGGATTTTAGGAAACCTTATGTTTCGGAATTATTTGACCTTTCTGCTTCAAAAGGAATTATTGGCTTTCTTAAAAATGAAATAAATTATAAGGACACTATTCATCCCTCCGGGGTACATCCAAATTTGTCAGTTGTATCGACAGGAGCGAGGGGAGATGATTATTCCGAAATATTATTGAATGGAAAACTGGAAATTCTCATGGAGGCACTTTCTGAAGATTTTGAATATGTAATTCTTGATTCTGCTCCTATTAATGTTCTGGCTGAAGTCAATCTACTGGCAGAATATAGTGATAAGACCTTATATGTTGTAAGACATGGACATACTTCCAAGGAAGCTGTTAAAAGGCTTGATGAATCAACCAGTTTGCAGTCTCTTAAGAATGTCTCGATCGTTTTTAATGGTTTAAAAACCCGTGGTATGGTAAAAACAGATTATGGTTATGGATATGATTTGAAACACATGATGAATTACACCAATCAAAAATCCTAA
- a CDS encoding glycosyltransferase, with the protein MAQPRVLILNQPFVDNTGGGITLSNLFANWDRDKLAVACSGYLLTDNMNHTLCNHYYQLGDKERKWIFPFNLLSRKYYSGPIMISDGAENQDKVIVKKSKLRVKMILDYILPVFNYVGLSHFQAKTGVSPELCNWLDSFKPDILYVQSHTREDILFAIELYDYLKIPMVFHMMDDWPTTVGIEGPMKNHWKRKIDKEFRLLLDRANLCLGISDYMAEEYKRRYGKKFVTFHNPINLEFWKKAQRNSYELPTSPTLLYAGRIGLGIDKSLKIIAEAVKEVNNDLKSSIKFIIQSQDAPTWIKNFTNVYHQEFVAYEDLPKVFAQAEVLILPYDFSPESTSFIKYSMPTKASEYMASGTPILIFAPQDTALVQYAEKYSWAEVVTENNIKVLSEKLKDMFLDESRRERVATTAKSIAANRHNSTVVAGEFEKIISTAAEEK; encoded by the coding sequence ATGGCCCAGCCCCGTGTTCTAATATTAAATCAGCCTTTCGTAGATAATACTGGGGGCGGTATAACACTTTCTAATTTATTTGCTAATTGGGATAGAGATAAATTAGCAGTTGCGTGTTCGGGATATTTGCTTACAGATAATATGAACCACACGCTTTGCAATCATTATTATCAGTTAGGAGATAAAGAACGTAAATGGATCTTTCCATTTAATCTTTTGAGCCGAAAATATTATTCAGGACCTATAATGATTTCTGATGGCGCAGAAAACCAGGACAAAGTTATTGTCAAAAAATCCAAACTTCGCGTTAAGATGATTCTTGATTATATCCTTCCAGTTTTTAATTATGTAGGATTGTCCCATTTTCAGGCAAAAACGGGGGTTTCTCCAGAGTTATGTAATTGGTTAGATAGTTTTAAACCTGATATTTTATACGTTCAGTCTCACACCAGGGAGGATATTTTATTTGCAATTGAATTATATGATTATTTAAAAATTCCTATGGTTTTCCATATGATGGATGACTGGCCTACCACTGTTGGAATAGAAGGCCCAATGAAAAACCATTGGAAAAGGAAAATAGATAAGGAATTTAGACTTTTATTAGATAGAGCAAATTTATGCCTGGGAATTAGTGATTATATGGCTGAGGAATATAAAAGACGTTATGGAAAAAAATTTGTTACTTTTCATAACCCGATAAACTTAGAATTTTGGAAAAAGGCCCAAAGAAACTCTTACGAGCTTCCCACAAGTCCAACTCTTTTATACGCAGGAAGAATAGGACTTGGGATTGACAAATCCCTAAAAATTATAGCTGAAGCGGTAAAAGAGGTTAATAATGACCTAAAATCCAGTATAAAATTTATAATACAGTCTCAGGATGCTCCTACATGGATCAAGAATTTTACGAATGTTTACCATCAGGAATTTGTAGCATATGAGGATCTTCCAAAAGTTTTTGCCCAGGCCGAAGTTTTAATCCTTCCCTACGATTTTAGTCCGGAATCCACCAGTTTTATAAAATATTCCATGCCTACAAAAGCTTCAGAATATATGGCTAGTGGTACGCCAATACTCATATTTGCCCCGCAAGATACTGCCCTGGTTCAATATGCTGAAAAATATTCCTGGGCAGAAGTAGTGACAGAAAATAATATAAAGGTATTAAGTGAAAAATTAAAGGACATGTTTTTGGATGAATCCCGGCGGGAACGAGTGGCAACAACAGCAAAAAGTATTGCCGCAAACCGACATAATTCCACTGTAGTCGCGGGAGAGTTTGAAAAAATAATATCTACCGCGGCTGAAGAAAAGTAA
- a CDS encoding T9SS type A sorting domain-containing protein, translated as MAAYPNPTTNYFKIEASTYLGQSLKYHLTDLHGNFIEEGRILDPGAIVDVSGLAVAVYLLHITNGSERIKTFKIIKK; from the coding sequence TTGGCTGCCTATCCCAACCCCACTACCAATTATTTTAAAATAGAGGCTTCTACCTATCTTGGTCAATCCCTGAAATATCATTTAACAGATCTGCACGGTAATTTCATTGAAGAGGGCCGTATTCTAGATCCCGGTGCCATAGTAGATGTATCGGGATTAGCCGTAGCGGTCTATCTATTACACATAACAAATGGCTCAGAACGTATTAAAACTTTTAAAATAATAAAAAAATAA
- a CDS encoding aldo/keto reductase yields MKKIELAKGINASVIGFGCSPIMGPVDSKQGKYAIDLALEHGINYFDVARSYGYGEAEGFLGRILKNKKNEVYVATKFGINPNWKANSFKKLKPLFRYVQSLKSKEPANPEVKKTAPSELSKKLLDRIEPLRGKDMRKSLEKSLKELQREYVDCLFIHEPHHSLKYVQELKETAEILKKEGKIRSFGLSALHSQEKLHKKYLDKFDLLQYDNPMVRDDYDEYKDSGNEQPDIIFSPFKGGLSQLKTNSKTY; encoded by the coding sequence ATGAAGAAAATTGAACTGGCTAAGGGAATCAATGCATCTGTAATTGGTTTTGGTTGCTCTCCAATAATGGGTCCTGTTGATTCAAAACAAGGAAAATACGCAATAGATCTGGCTCTTGAACATGGTATCAATTATTTTGATGTAGCAAGGTCTTACGGTTATGGAGAAGCAGAAGGATTTTTAGGTAGAATTTTAAAGAATAAAAAAAACGAAGTTTACGTAGCTACTAAATTTGGTATTAATCCTAATTGGAAAGCAAATTCCTTTAAGAAGTTAAAACCTTTATTTAGATATGTTCAAAGCTTAAAATCAAAAGAACCTGCAAATCCTGAAGTAAAAAAAACAGCTCCCTCAGAACTTTCCAAAAAATTACTGGATCGCATTGAACCCTTACGTGGTAAAGATATGAGGAAAAGTTTGGAGAAAAGTTTAAAAGAACTTCAGCGGGAGTATGTAGATTGCCTGTTTATTCATGAGCCCCATCATTCATTAAAATATGTGCAGGAACTGAAAGAAACTGCAGAAATTCTTAAAAAAGAAGGGAAAATTCGCAGCTTTGGACTTTCAGCCCTTCATTCTCAAGAAAAGCTTCACAAGAAATACCTGGACAAATTCGATCTTTTACAGTATGACAATCCCATGGTAAGAGACGATTACGATGAGTACAAAGACAGTGGAAATGAACAACCGGACATTATATTTTCTCCTTTTAAGGGTGGACTTAGCCAGCTTAAAACCAACTCAAAAACTTATTAA
- a CDS encoding glycosyltransferase family A protein produces MKAPSEYYINKIEMKGISVIIPTYNREKLIGEAIKSVLDQDYNGNVEIVISDDGSTDNTVEVVSSFGSNVTFLHKPVDCLSQGASGARNRGILKASQPYICFLDSDDLYLPGHLKKMVSALEAKSEFSFAICNSLEMVEINNKRVYRLSGQKPILTIGTWKIFL; encoded by the coding sequence ATGAAAGCTCCTTCAGAATATTACATTAATAAAATTGAGATGAAAGGTATAAGCGTAATTATTCCTACTTACAATAGGGAGAAATTAATTGGTGAAGCTATTAAAAGTGTGCTGGATCAGGACTATAACGGGAATGTGGAAATAGTTATTTCTGATGATGGCTCAACAGACAATACCGTGGAAGTTGTATCATCCTTTGGTTCTAATGTTACCTTCTTACACAAGCCAGTCGATTGCCTATCACAGGGAGCGTCAGGTGCCCGAAATCGTGGGATTTTAAAAGCTTCACAGCCCTATATTTGTTTCCTCGATTCTGATGATCTTTATCTACCGGGACATTTGAAAAAAATGGTTTCGGCTTTAGAAGCTAAAAGTGAATTTTCCTTTGCAATATGTAACTCTTTAGAAATGGTTGAAATAAATAACAAAAGAGTTTATCGCTTAAGTGGACAAAAGCCAATATTGACAATAGGGACCTGGAAAATCTTTCTATAA
- a CDS encoding glycosyltransferase family 4 protein has translation MGSPLTCLFVGDAWFANLHGIQWFIDNVLDKVDIRLQIAGKASEVLKQQSTHEKIEYLGFVPNLSTVIIDADIVLAPIFKGGGMKVKICEALMFGKHILGTEEAFNGYEIDLEKVGAVCNTEIEFVNAINKFSNSREEKFNEYNRNCFLNKYSFQATYKEFNKVLFDGNQQQ, from the coding sequence ATGGGATCTCCACTCACATGCTTGTTTGTGGGAGATGCCTGGTTTGCAAACTTACATGGAATCCAGTGGTTTATAGATAATGTCCTGGATAAAGTAGATATAAGACTTCAAATCGCTGGTAAAGCTTCAGAAGTATTAAAGCAACAGAGCACGCATGAGAAGATTGAATATTTAGGTTTCGTTCCTAATCTATCAACTGTAATTATTGATGCTGATATTGTCCTGGCACCAATTTTCAAAGGTGGGGGTATGAAAGTTAAAATTTGCGAAGCATTAATGTTCGGTAAACATATTTTAGGTACTGAAGAAGCATTTAACGGCTATGAGATAGATTTGGAAAAAGTTGGAGCTGTTTGTAATACCGAGATAGAATTTGTGAATGCTATCAATAAATTTTCCAATTCCAGGGAGGAGAAATTTAATGAGTATAATAGGAATTGCTTTCTGAATAAATATTCTTTCCAGGCAACCTACAAAGAATTTAATAAAGTTCTCTTTGACGGAAATCAACAACAGTAA
- a CDS encoding MATE family efflux transporter translates to MNKYLQPLFSFYQKFLNKGHTRSIKAKKNIITSLFIKGGSIGITLLLVPLTINYVNAERYGIWLTISSIVAWFSFFDIGLTQGLRNKFAGAKANGDDESAQVYVSTAYAALGIIFIVLWAIFLLVNQFLDWSDMLNVSAEYTNEISLLAVIVFTYFCLQFVLRIITTIITADQEPAKASLIDLIGQVVALLIIAILVSTTQGSLIFLGLALCIAPILALAGANIFFFSGKYKAYKPSLTKVKFSHAKSLFNLGGIFFIIQIASIVQFESANIIISRYFGPVHVTDYNIVYKYFGVLNMAFMIFISPFWSASTEAFLKGDLNWIRNSIKKYNLLNILFVLGGLIMLLFSKTVYTLWLGEGTVDINFELSLWGFIYFCTMMFGSKYVSFLNGISALRIQFWTSIFSPFIFIGLVLLFLNYFKMGVYALFMASVLANINGFILAPLQYYMIIVKNKKGFWLK, encoded by the coding sequence ATGAATAAATATCTCCAACCTTTATTCTCTTTTTATCAAAAATTCCTGAATAAGGGGCACACACGCAGCATCAAAGCAAAAAAAAATATCATTACCTCACTTTTTATAAAAGGGGGAAGTATTGGTATTACTCTTCTGCTGGTACCACTTACCATTAATTATGTAAACGCTGAACGTTATGGTATTTGGTTAACTATAAGCTCAATTGTCGCCTGGTTTAGTTTTTTTGATATAGGACTCACTCAAGGATTAAGGAATAAGTTTGCAGGGGCAAAAGCTAATGGAGATGATGAAAGTGCACAGGTTTATGTAAGCACAGCATATGCAGCCTTAGGAATTATTTTCATAGTTTTATGGGCGATATTTCTGCTGGTAAATCAATTCCTGGATTGGAGCGATATGCTTAATGTTTCAGCGGAATATACCAATGAAATTTCTTTATTGGCCGTTATTGTCTTTACATATTTCTGCCTACAATTCGTTTTACGAATAATTACAACAATCATTACAGCAGATCAAGAACCTGCAAAAGCATCTTTAATAGATCTTATCGGGCAGGTGGTCGCCCTCTTAATAATTGCAATCCTAGTTTCAACTACACAGGGTTCATTGATCTTTTTGGGTCTCGCTCTTTGTATAGCCCCGATTCTTGCTTTGGCCGGAGCTAATATTTTTTTCTTTTCTGGAAAGTACAAAGCATATAAACCATCATTGACTAAAGTTAAATTTTCCCACGCCAAAAGCCTTTTTAATCTCGGAGGTATATTTTTTATCATTCAAATAGCCAGTATTGTGCAATTCGAATCTGCAAACATTATAATTTCCCGGTATTTTGGCCCAGTCCACGTTACTGATTATAATATAGTATATAAATATTTTGGGGTGCTAAATATGGCATTTATGATTTTTATAAGTCCATTTTGGTCCGCTTCTACTGAAGCTTTTTTAAAGGGAGATCTTAATTGGATTAGAAACAGTATAAAAAAATATAATCTTTTAAATATCCTTTTCGTATTAGGAGGTTTAATTATGTTGTTATTTTCGAAAACCGTTTATACCTTATGGCTGGGGGAGGGAACGGTAGACATAAATTTTGAATTATCTCTGTGGGGATTCATTTACTTCTGCACTATGATGTTCGGGTCTAAATATGTTAGTTTTTTAAATGGAATAAGTGCTTTGCGAATACAGTTTTGGACAAGTATTTTCAGTCCTTTTATATTCATAGGTCTGGTTCTTCTTTTCCTCAATTACTTTAAGATGGGTGTTTATGCATTATTTATGGCTTCTGTATTAGCAAATATTAATGGTTTTATATTAGCTCCGTTGCAATATTATATGATAATTGTTAAGAATAAAAAAGGCTTCTGGCTTAAATAA
- a CDS encoding family 16 glycosylhydrolase translates to MKKGKFYFRAIVVVILNTVLLGCSSSDDSEEPEPLQERIRVKMPIPDEGDIDWSNVELVWNEEFDGSTKLEDIWFFESNDPNNPNTADELQTYQKENVVMNGGTLKILAKEKTGDYTSARLTSKYAFQYGRIEINAKLPRQQTKGLWTKMALIGDNIDVAGWPLAGEIDVVEHFTNDPNKIYNYIHSGTNNGANGTLISSEYSLESPGADFHVYGILWTNKYIKFYIDNSENITYTFLRPSTPTDQNWPFDKPFYLLTKYSYRRTVWRRWS, encoded by the coding sequence ATGAAAAAGGGTAAGTTTTATTTTCGTGCAATTGTAGTGGTTATCCTTAATACTGTCCTTTTAGGATGTAGTTCCAGTGATGATTCTGAGGAACCAGAACCACTTCAGGAAAGAATTAGGGTAAAAATGCCTATTCCAGATGAAGGTGACATTGATTGGAGCAATGTTGAATTAGTTTGGAATGAAGAATTTGATGGCTCAACAAAGTTGGAGGATATATGGTTTTTTGAATCTAACGATCCCAACAATCCTAATACTGCAGACGAATTGCAGACTTACCAGAAGGAAAATGTGGTAATGAACGGGGGAACTTTAAAGATCCTGGCAAAGGAGAAAACTGGAGATTATACTTCTGCCCGGTTAACCAGTAAATATGCCTTTCAATATGGGAGAATTGAAATAAATGCAAAGTTGCCCCGGCAGCAAACCAAAGGTCTCTGGACAAAAATGGCTTTGATTGGTGATAATATAGATGTTGCAGGATGGCCTCTTGCGGGGGAAATTGATGTTGTAGAGCACTTTACAAACGACCCTAATAAAATTTATAATTATATACATAGCGGCACTAACAATGGTGCAAACGGAACATTAATTAGTTCTGAATATTCCCTGGAATCTCCTGGAGCAGATTTTCATGTCTATGGGATATTATGGACAAATAAGTATATCAAATTCTACATTGACAATTCAGAAAATATTACCTATACTTTTTTAAGACCCTCTACACCTACTGACCAAAACTGGCCTTTTGATAAACCTTTCTATTTATTAACTAAGTATAGTTATAGGAGGACAGTATGGAGGAGATGGAGTTGA